In Oryzias latipes chromosome 19, ASM223467v1, the genomic stretch CCTTGGACTGTTCTTCACAGCTTCACTCGGGCATCTTTCCTGCAACTAAACCTGAAATAGAATTCAACAGTTTCGTCCCTGAGAAGCAAAGCAGAAAGGAAAACCTTTCATTCTGCatgcatttcagttttttttcccatggtgcatcacacaaacatggcgtcactgttgtgtttgtttgtttttttgtttttttgagttcTGCATGCTAATGTGACGgttatcatttcattttcagttgATGTCTGGTCTGTTGGCTGCATCATGGCCGAAATGGTCCGGGGTAGTGTGTTGTTTCCAGGCACGGACCGTATCCTTGAGTTGGACCTCCAcccaccccctcccccaccccaTACCCCCTTGTTTGTCTGACATTTTATTCATGCTGGCAGTTTTTGTCAGGATTTACACACAATCTTGGTCTAGATGgggaataaatgtatatatatttttaaatacttttatggAATATTCCTGTCAATACAGAGCGGGGGCGGCGGGGGGGGCAATTACTTAAGTCTACTGCAGGAAATCCTCGTTTACTTTAGGTTTCCAACATTGAGGCTGAATTTACGCTGCTCCGTCTGCAGTGCGTCTCCCTTGTATTTTGTGAGGAGTCTCATGGTCCGCTCTCTCTCCCCTCTGGCTTCTGGGGGAGTGgtttttcccccccccccccccccccatgtcgaGTAGTTCATCCCGCTCGAGTCCGTCTACGTTTCCAAATTTAGCAACCAGTGGTGTTTTCataattatgcctttttttttcgacacaaagtttctctgacatagtttctgcagagcggctgtagtcCATTGAAAatagagttgtgggtgggactgtttttGTGAAAGTAAGCCTCGGcggatatcccatcatccctttgtttacttgctctactgctagcttacagcccctcactacCCACTAGTAATGTCAGAGTTTcacagccgtacagtttggatccagattccagctcggatgaggaaaaaaacaaaacaaaaaaacgacaacgttcatggatctatttgtctgcaggtgtcgattcatcagaatggggcggagcagggagcttgtggccccgcccattgATTTATAGAAATACTCGTacacatttttaatcttaaattcttttataaatgtcctccatcatcagaaaaatgctaccagaacatgttaaaaacacagaaattaaatattaggttttattttgaaagggctATGggaactttttccttttctctgcatttttgtgGCCACATGGATGGAAATCACAGTCAGAGGGACGGATGGGACTCGGACACGACGGAGGAGATGTAAACATTCCCGTCTATTAATGAACGTTGTATTTCTTTTGCGTCTGGTGTAAATCAGGCTTTTTAAATGGGTTTTTGCATttgataaagtttgtttttaaagtctgaTGAAGGCTTCATGCTCTCTAAATGAGCTGAAGACAGGctctcctcttcatcatttGCTTACATAAACTATTGTCGAGTTTATAGGCGGCGATAATAAACCAGATTTGTAGATGTAGGATAAAGATGTCGACAAGCTTCCTTGGATGTCTCACATGTGCATGTAAATGTCCGTCAGTCTAGCTTTGTGTGATCTTGATCGTGCCGCTGCATGCttggaacatttttgtttctgtctgcGTTGGTTTAAGGTACAGATGGAGTTTTATCACAGAATTGTTGATAAATGACGGGGATAATCTTTCAGTGAAAATGGTTTCTGTGAATATTTCTTCAAAAGaacctttttgtctttttcgaACTGTTATTTTTGAATCCAGACGTTTAGGCTGCAATTCTGAAGCGTTGTTAAAGTTGAGCTACCCGTCCAGCCCCGGTGCTTCTCTTAACCCCATAACCTTTAAGATATCGATCAGTGGAACAAAGTGATCGAGCAGCTGGGAACGCCGTCTCAGGAATTCCTGATGAAGCTCAATCAGTCGGTGAGGAACTACGTGGAGAACCGGCCGCGTTACGCCGGCTTCAGTTTTGAGAAGCTCTTCCCCGACGTTTTGTTTCCCGCAGACTCTGAACACAACAAGTTGAAAGGTAAGAACGCCGCCGCGGCGTCACGCTCTGCTGACTCGCCAAGCTCCAAACTGACTAAAACCAGACCAGTTCAATCCCACTCCAATGTTTCAGCGAGCCAAGCGCGAGACCTCCTATCAAAGATGCTGGTAATCGACGCTTCCAAACGGATCTCTGTGGACGAGGCTCTGCAGCACCCCTACATCAACGTGTGGTACGACCCGTCTGAAGTGGAAGCGGTGAGAACGCTTTGTCTTTTCTGGACGTCCTCCAAGTGTCTGACCGGTGAAAAAGCCTGTCAGGTTAAAGACGTGAAGGAAAACGACCTCTACACCcagagaaacagcagaaacGGGGACCGGATTACGGATCTTTGGCCCCCGAGGGTCCTCCCTGACCCCCCAGTCCTCGGTTTCTAGCACTAACCTGAACTAGATCCTAACCCTAAAGCCTTAACCCCCTAGCTTTAagatcaaacacaaaactcccccaaataaagtaaaaataaacaaaagcagtAGTCATAACTGTATTCTACTAGAAtaggagacttttttttaaccattgcaTTCATGAACTTCTGaagaaactttctttttttttttttttgtctaaaatccacaaaaacctTTAGCctccaaaagaagaaaacgtaGTTTTTCTATAATATGATGTATACGGTTCAGTCCGTCGCATCGTCTGATAGAATATTGCCGATTTATTGCTCCTGGTGACCAACAGAGGGATTTCTGGGAAACCTTAAATCGCACACGTCTCCAGAGAGGAAAACTAAAACCTTTCAGctactttgaaagaaaatatatatataaaatatatatttactgCTTAAAAAATATCACTAATGATCAAATAATTCCATGTAGTTGTAACTTTTCTTACCTTTTAAGTGCAGCAAAAAGGTttccaaaagaacattttataagCTTTCTAAAGGTTTAAGAAAAACCAATAATGATccagtttttctaaaaagtaCCTGTTTGGTTCAGCGGTAAACATTATGTATTGCAGAATTAAGGCCAGGTTTTGTTGAGAAACAACCacttctgctgctgattacttCTGTCTTTGAGTTTCCCTGGAGAGATTTGTGCAGAGAAAGCTGCTTTACTGCAGCCGATTTTCTCTAAGTCTGACGTTTTCTGCTCATTATTTAAGATGTTGCTAAGCCAAGTGGCTGAATCTGTGCTCCAACGCAAAGAGAGACTgaaatgtcacattttcttcttgttttaaaGCCGCCGCCGGGGATCACAGACAAGCAGCTGGACGAGAGAGAGCACACCGTGGAGGAATGGAAAGGTAACGGTCTTCAGTTCTCAAAAAAGCTGAACTCATTTCATCAAAACATCCAAGTAGAAGTTTGTTGGAAAGTAAAAGACTTCCCACGCGAGGCCAAAGAAATCCCCTCAGGTGTCTGAGGACAGCAGGTGAGGTTCTCCGCTGAGAACTCGCGTTGTCCCCGATAGgaaacatttttcatctcaattggaaaattctaaactgaacagaCTCGACTAAACTGgacattcctgcccttagaccccccttctcggtaaggaaaagcTCCTTTTTAGCTTAGTTTATCATGTTTCAACGGATGTCGGTGTGtgaacacaaccgtgtctgatagcagaagaacctaagaagtcagTTATTAACTCAGACTATAAACGTTACTGAACTATGTGGATTCAAATTCCGTTTTGAAACGTCTCTAGTAGAGATGAAACCACCTGAGCCAGAGGAAAGCATGGTGGCGACAGTGTGATGGAGCGGGACTGCTTCGTTTCTGATTGAAATACTATAATTATCCAACATTTATGACGTCAAACAACAGAAGACTGAAGACTGAAACGTCGAGTGATCCACAGAAACGACCGacttgcatcttttttttcatgctcaCATTTGCTCTGATTGCAGAGTTGATCTATAAGGAAGTGCTGAACTGGGAGGAAAAGACAAAGAACGGCGTCGTCAGGGGTCAGTCGGCCTCCATAGGTGAGTGTTTCCATCGCTGTTGAGCTACGGTCAGAGCGAACGTCACGGCGATGTACGGACGCCGTCAGAGGCTCTAGCAGCAGCGCAAAGTTTTTATCCACATGGTGGCGAACAATTCGCTTCACGTCGACTAGTTGGGGCTTCGTGTTGATGATGTAATCAGTGGGTGGGGTCCAAGACCAACTTGGAGGAGAGTCTGATCGCTCTCCTTCTGaacttttagatattttttctcatttgtatgGAGACAATAATGAAAAGTTCCTCTAAGTTTACTCTTCCCTACAGCTGTATAGTGCTCACGCCATTTTCTAGTGccgtccgaatctacaattccaaaatccagtgccctagaaacttcccagaagtctcGGCGGAAAACCaatgtgcatcgatgctcactacaTTGACAAATGTAGatcacaatgcattgcgtcggaacaatttttgccaaaaaaaaagtaattttttaaataaaccatcaacttttttatcttcagaagacagcggattcataaataatcgttgCTCACATTAGATTTGAACTTCGTTAAATAGATGACCTCATATTCGGCGTGCGGCGTCGGTCAGACGCGTCTCCTGCAGGACACGGTGAAGCTCACCGTACTAAAAGAATCTTTGAATGATGTCACCGATGCTTTTGAACAgcctttaaaagaaacaaacctgATCTCAACGTTGTCCGTGTCTCCTTGATGTAGCAACGAGGCTAAAGCCCTGTtcacggtagctcctcccacattcAGACGGAGCGGCGGATTCACGAACAAGCGAGAGTTTGACGCGCAGTGAAACGTTGCAGCCCCCATCAGATATTAACGCTCTGGAATCTCTCATAGCACAGGTGCAGCAGTGAGCAGCAGCCCCCCGAAGAACCACCCGTCCGACCCGCCCCTGCCTGACAGCGGCCTGGAGGCCGGCGTGGCGGCCGCCTCGGCCTCCGGCCCGGTGGACTGCTGCTGACGACGgtcacctccacctcctcttccCCGGAGCTGGGCCACACCCCCCCGCTACACCGTGGACCCTCCCCCAGCTGACTTCTGCCCCCGCCCCTCGTGTTTGCCTCCTCTCCATGCTGATCTGAAGTAGAGTAGCGTTCTGACTGGATTGTGAGGACAGTCTAGCTGGTATTTATTGCTGAGTTTGGTCTTTTCCCCCGGAAGCTGAGACGATGGTCGACCGCCGTCTCCACCGTCACTCAGGCTCCAGGGAAGGTTTAAAGATGAATCTCTaaaatgtgatttctttttctgtcaaaatcATCGTTTTTCTCACTTCAGCTACTGCTTCTACGGTTTGCCATATAAAATGCACGTACACATTAAATGGTAGAATAATCTTTAAGTTTGGGGGGAGGAGCCATTGAAGCCTCTTTgaacttttttatcttttttttcttttaatctgacATAATCTAACGTAAAatcatttaggtttttttttgagTATCTACTTCTTCctggattgtaaaaaaaaaaaaagtcgtttttatgagagatttatattttttgttatttttttcacttcctgttttataaaGTATTGATTTTGTCGTTGGGATAACAGAACGGTTCTGCGGGGCGAGTTACTGACGCTCTTCTGCCGTCATGTGCAGCGATTTTGCGCGGTTTGAGAAAGTTTCGGTAAAAGGCG encodes the following:
- the LOC101158978 gene encoding mitogen-activated protein kinase 8 isoform X1, which translates into the protein MNRNKREKEYYSIDVGDSTFMVLKRYQNLRPIGSGAQGIVCSAYDHNLEKNVAIKKLSRPFQNQTHAKRAYRELVLMKCVNHKNIIGLLNVFTPQKTLEDFQDVYLVMELMDANLCQVIQMELDHERLSYLLYQMLCGIKHLHSAGIIHRDLKPSNIVVKSDCTLKILDFGLARTAATGLHMTPYVVTRYYRAPEVILGMGYQANVDVWSVGCIMAEMVRGSVLFPGTDHIDQWNKVIEQLGTPSQEFLMKLNQSVRNYVENRPRYAGFSFEKLFPDVLFPADSEHNKLKVQSHSNVSASQARDLLSKMLVIDASKRISVDEALQHPYINVWYDPSEVEAPPPGITDKQLDEREHTVEEWKELIYKEVLNWEEKTKNGVVRGQSASIGAAVSSSPPKNHPSDPPLPDSGLEAGVAAASASGPVDCC
- the LOC101158978 gene encoding mitogen-activated protein kinase 8 isoform X3 — translated: MNRNKREKEYYSIDVGDSTFMVLKRYQNLRPIGSGAQGIVCSAYDHNLEKNVAIKKLSRPFQNQTHAKRAYRELVLMKCVNHKNIIGLLNVFTPQKTLEDFQDVYLVMELMDANLCQVIQMELDHERLSYLLYQMLCGIKHLHSAGIIHRDLKPSNIVVKSDCTLKILDFGLARTAATGLHMTPYVVTRYYRAPEVILGMGYQANVDVWSVGCIMAEMVRGSVLFPGTDHIDQWNKVIEQLGTPSQEFLMKLNQSVRNYVENRPRYAGFSFEKLFPDVLFPADSEHNKLKASQARDLLSKMLVIDASKRISVDEALQHPYINVWYDPSEVEAPPPGITDKQLDEREHTVEEWKELIYKEVLNWEEKTKNGVVRGQSASIGAAVSSSPPKNHPSDPPLPDSGLEAGVAAASASGPVDCC